TGTGGTTATAAGCGGCTACTTCATCTTAAAACCTATTGATGATCTGCGTGGGTTTTACAGCAAGCGCTTTACCCGCATTCTTTACCCATTTTTTGTGTGGTCGGTAATCTACCTTCTTTGGGCTTGGTTGTTCGACGGAACTCGTACCTCTAAAATATGTGAAGGCATTTTGTGGGGGAAACCATACTTTCATCTTTGGTTCTTGGGGATGCTCATGGGGCTTTACGCCGTGGCTCCGCTAATTGCCGACTTGCGTAGGCGTATCAGCTCGCGCAGCTTTTTGATGGTTGGCCTCGGTGCTCTCCTATTTGGAATGGCCATCGAATCGTGGAATGGCTATGCCGGAGCACGAACATGGGTAGGCACATGGTGGTTGTCGTACGTTGGTTACTTTATGGTTGGCGCCTCTCTTCCCGATTTGCGCGCGTTGGGCAATCGCCGCTTTGCGTTATTATGTACCGTAGCGGTTTCTGTGCTCTCCATTTTTATTTTAACGGGATGGCTCTTTGCGCAAAAGGAGTACTGCTGGTATTTCTACAGCTACTTGGGTCTTCCGGTTATCGTTGGATCAGTATCTTCGGTTTTGCTATTCGTAAACCTTGAAATTCGAGGCTATGCTTTTATCTCAACCGTGTCGGAGCTATCGTTTGGGATATACCTATTTCATATGATCCCCCTAAACGTTATAAAGAAGTACTGGAATGGAATGCTGGTGGAGAATCCTTACTGGAATATCCTGCTGGTTTCGTTGGTGGTGTTTACCATTTCAGCAATTGCCATGTGGGGCGTTTCTAGGGTTAAACCAGTTGCCCGGCTGGTAATGTAGTGGTGTGGACAGGTAGTATCACAAGCAAAGGCGGCAGAATGAAACCATTCTGCCGCCTTTGCTTTTTATGCCGAGGGTTTTTCGCCAAACTCGATGGTCAGGTTGTAAATCGCAGCGTGCGAATCGTCAATAACTGCCTCGTTTTGTGCCATCATTGCTTTGATGGTTGAGCCAATTTGTGACTGAATCTCATCAATTGCCTCCTCCTCGCTTTCTGCTTCGACAAAACAATTGGGAATTGATGGTGCCGATGCGATGTATTCATTCTCCGATATCTTCTTAACTAGAATTTTAAATGTTAAGTCTTTCATGGCAAAATATTTTATTTGATGTAAAGTAGCGACACTGGTCGGTAGTCAATTTCCTCGTTGTTATAGTAAACGTGTTCGAGGTATAGTCCAGACGGTGGCGCCGTGTACTTTGCGGGTTCGTTAGAGTAGCTATCGAAAAAGGATTGTAGCTTCCGCTCCGTAATATTTCCTCGTCCAACTTCGATAAGTACTCCTACCATTCTACGCACCATTTTCCAAAGGAAGTGGGAGCCTACAACGTGAATAACAATAGAATCGCCCTCCTTGTAGACGTTTACGCTCTTAACCTCCACCTTGGTTGAGGTTGTCTCTGAATCTTTGTCTCCAAACGAACGAAAATCTTTCAAACCAACCATTTGCTGGGCTGCATGGTGCATATCTTCCATGTTCAGATAGTCTTTCACCCAGTAGGCGTATTTTTTTCCAAACGCCGTTTTGCGTTTCGCAATGTGGTATACGTAGCTACGTGCGGTGGCATCGTAGCGCGCATGGAACTTGGCGTCTACCTCCTCTACATCTATAATGGCAATGGATGCAGGTAGGTTATCGTTGAGCTTAAATCGGATTTGCATGGGTGAGAGCTTGGTGTTCACATCTAAATGTGCTACCTGCCCTAGTGCATGTACTCCTGCATCTGTGCGGCCAGAGCCGTACAGCTCAAATTTATCTGTTTGAAAAGCTTCGCGGCAGGCATCCATTATCTTACCTTGGATAGATGAATGTCCTTTTAGGAGTTGCCAGCCGTGATATGCCGAACCGTCGTATTCTAGTGTTAGCTTAAAGCGCGCCATTATTAAAAATTTGGATCAAAGGTAGGGAGAATGAATTGATTTGCGAAAGGTTATTTGCGGATAGGCTTCTCTAGGCCTCGAATGGCGTTGCAAGCTGCCCGTTGAATGGAAAAGGCTTGAACCTAACTATAGATTCAAGCCTTCCTTATTTTTATTCGGTAGCAGAATGTTGCCTTAAAGTTGGCAATCGGCTATTTAGTTGACGAAGGCTTTTTGCCTGCGCTTCTGATGTTAACGAACTTGTTTAGTATGTCGAACCAGAATGGGGCGCCAAGTGTAATGGCGGCGGCAGTAAACATCCAGCCAATAAACGACTTTACAATTAGGCTGAGAATGAAAAGAATTTTTCCTTTCACATCCTTTTCATGCTTTAACCCTTCGGTAATGGTGGGCTGAGTCCATCCCATTGGTATGCCAACTGTTGTCATGCTGCGGTATAGCGAATCACCCTGCTGCTGTGCTGCGATTGACATGTTTATGGTTTCTTGTACGGATGCTGCAGCATGAGCACTGCTGGTGTCGAGCTTACTTTTTATGGAATCGAGCTTCACTACGGTTTGCTTGTATAGCGTACTGTCTTTAGCCACCTTCGCTGCCGTGGTTGCAAGCAATTCTGCCTGTTGTGGGTTATCTTTTAGGTACTTTGTAATGGCAATGGTGTCTGCATTAATTCCGACGGTTAGCGCTATTGCTGCTATAATGGTAATAATTCGCGTTTTCTTTCGGTATGTTCCCGTTAGCCTATCCATTGCATCTTCATACCAATGCTCAATTCTCGTTTTTAGCAGGTCTATGTTTTTTTGTACATCCTGGCATTCGTCTATGGCCTGTAGCATGTAGCGTCTTAGGTCGGCGGGGATGATGGTCTCTTCGGAGAGAATGGCCTCGCGCAGCCTCTCGCAGTTGAAGGTTAGTCCTGCGTCGGATTTTTGCTGGCTCTTTACGTAATTCTGGTAGATGATGTCGAAAAGAGCAGCGGAAAAGACGTTAGCAGGAATGAAGCTGGCAATTCGTCCCTTCATGGTAAGGCCGTCTACAAGTCCATGGTTAATTATTTGGTCGCCAAGCGTACCTCCCTGGGCGGTGTTAAACGAATCTTTTATCCACTTATTAAGGCTTGCCGCTCTTAAGTTCTTCGCTTGCGCTACTATCTCCACTATGGACGTGCAAATCACGCTTAGGATAAAGTAGATGAAGGCTAGTCCAATTACAAGATCGAGTATCCCAAAGTTTGTCATGAGTTAAGTTTTTGAAGAGGTTGTTTTGTTGCTATATTGTGAGTCATGAGAAATTTGTTTAATCAATTTGTTGAGGTGTTACTGGTCGGCTTATCAGAGGTTTATAATATTTTGGTGTTTTTTCAAATTGTTATATTGTTGCAATTTATGAAAATAATAATTAAATCGAAAGCAATTATAATCGGGGGATTATTAAAAGGTTTATTCTATCTCACAGCATCTTAGCCACAAGACTGAATCCTGAATAGTTTGAATGATCTTGTAGAAATAAGCAAAAATGAGTGTGATTCACGAAGAAAAACTTCTTATTGAAAATGTGAGAAGGGGTGATAAGCATTCGTATGAGGTTCTTTTTCATAAGTACTTCAGCGAATTGTCTCTCCTTTCTTATCGAATTGTGCGCAATAAGGTTGTTGCAGAGGAGATTGTGCAAGATTTTTTTGTGAAATGTTGGATTAAACGGGAGGATCTTTGGATATCGACCAGCTTCAAGGCATATTCGTACCGTTCTGTATATAATTTGTCGCTTAATTTTATCCGAGACAATAAGAAATTCACCTCATTAGAGAATGTTGGTGCTGCTTTTGTTGATGAAAGTGAAATGGGTGATGACTATTCATCAGATAACACCCGGTTACAAGCAGCAATCGAATCCCTGCCACCCCAATGTCGTCGAATTTTTACGCTTATTTGTGTTGAGGGATTGTCTTACGCCGAGGTAGCGGAGGAGCTGGGGCTCTCTGTTAATACAATAAAGGTGCAAATGAGTAAAGCTTACCGGTTGCTAAGGGAAAGCCTCTCGGTACATTCTATTATTTACTTGGCTATAGCTTTTATGGTATAGCATCGTTGTGCGATGCTGACGTAAAGCGCTTTTTATTCTGCTTTTTTACCTATCGTTAATATTTTTTCAAAAAAAATCTATTTGCAGTAATACTTTTTGGGGAAGCGTGTGTCTTTTCGGTAGAAAAAAGGATGCATGGAAAGAATTGATCTCCCCGAAAAGGATTGGAATTACATTATTGAACGAATCGATAGTGATGTTTCTGCCGATGATTTAACGTTTCAGGCTTGGTTGTCGGAAGTGGAGGTTCGACGGGTATTGTATGACGAGCTTTTGCTTATTCGCAGGAGCTCCTCCTTCTCCTCTTTTTCTGGTGAAAGGTATAAGAAGCGTGCTTGGGCGACTATTCTTGAAAAAATAGAGAGGGAAGAGCGACAGAAAAAGATGGCGGCTCGTCGTCTTTACATAAAGGTAGCTGCATCTCTTGCACCTTTTCTTTTTTTAAGCTTTGGCTATTGGTTGGGAAATAGGAATTCCATTCAGGATATTAATCTTAAGGATAACCTGTTTGCGCTATCGAGCAGCATTGAGCCTGGCTCTAAGAAGGCTAGGCTTGTACTTCAGGATGGAACGATGCTTGACCTTGGGAAGCATATTGTGCTTAAGGAGTCGGATGGTACCGAGATTACCAATGCCCCCAATAGTATGATTTCGTACATAAACCCAGATGCGGGGAGAGGGGCAAAAATAAATACGCTAATAGTTCCTAAAGGAGGCGAGTACCGGGTTTTGCTGGCAGATGGTACAAAGGTATGGCTTAACTCTGGGTCAATCCTAAGGTATCCAACCTCTTTTAATAAGAAGGAAAGAATGGTACAGCTCGAAGGGGAGGCGTACTTCGAGGTTAAGAAAAATCCGAAGGTTCCTTTTGCGGTGAAAGTTAGAGGGATGAGTCTCGCCGTTTTTGGTACTTCCTTTAATGTAAACTCCTACGAGCCGGGGAAAGGTATTGGAACGACGTTGGTGGAAGGGAAGGTTACTATGAGAATTGACAATGGGAAAGAGTACGTGATGAGGCCTCATGAGCATATTACCTACAACTTGGAAACTGATACCTATTCCGTTCTAAAGAATGTGGATGTTAGCCTTTATACCTCGTGGAAGGATGGTGTTTTCCGGTTTGAAAATCAGAGGCTGGAGGATATAACAAACCGACTTAGCCGCTGGTATTCATGCGAGGTTGTTTATAACGATAATTCGTTGCGAGATCTGAAATTTACGGGTGTTGCAAAGAAGAATGAACCTATAGATCACTTGCTTAATCTAATATCATTACTAAAAGATGTAGACTATGATGTAAAAGACGGAGTTGTTTTTATTAGCAAGCGAAGGAATTAAAAAAAGGAGAAGTGTTGGCCCACCTCTCCTCTGAAAATTCAATTCGCAAAAGCTGCTACTGATGGCAGCTAGTTACTTAACCAAATTCATTTCAAATTTATGAAAAAACTATGGCATTTAGGTATTCCAACGAAATATTTGGAATGCGGAAAGGCTTTTAGAACCCAATGTTTTATTTTTTTGCTTTTCGGGTCGCTACTATGCTTCTCAACCCAAAGCTTTGCTCAGAAAACAAGGCTAACAATTAACCTTACAAACGTTTCGCTTGAGCAGGTATTCGATCAAATCAGAAGCCAGTCTCAATTTGACTTCTTTTATAGCAACGATGATCTTGATGCAAGTCGGAAGGTGTCCGTGAAAGTTAGTAATGGATCGCTCGATGATGTGCTAAAGCAAGCGCTAGGCTCATCGTACACCTATAAAATCGTCGATAAAAAGATTCTTATCGAAGCGGTTAAAACCAAAAAGGCGGCACCTGCTCGCACCGATCAACCTTCGCGTAAAATAAAAGGAAAAGTAAGTGATGCCACTGGGGCATCCTTACCGGGGAGTACGGTTCGTGTTGTTGGCCTATCCAAAGGGGTATCTACAAATCCGAATGGGGAGTTTGAGATTGATGTTCCTGGCGGGTATAAGCAGCTTGAAATATCATTTATTGGTTTTATGCCCCAAATCGTGGAGTTGGATAAAAGCAGCAATATCGCTGTTACCTTAAAGGAATCGAACCAAAAAATTGATGAGGTAATTGTTACGGGATACCAAAAGGTCGACCGCAAGCTCTTTACAGGATCAGCATCACGAGTTAATGCGGATGATGCTAAGATAGAAGGGGTGTCCGATATCGGTAAAATGCTTGAGGGACGTGCTGCCGGAGTATCCGTACAAAGCGTATCGGGAACCTTTGGTGCAGCGCCTAAGATCCGCGTTCGAGGAAATGTTTCTATCTACGGAGACTCAAAGCCTTTGTGGGTTGTTGACGGTGTTGTACTTGAAGATGTGGTAAGCGTTTCTCCCGATGAGCTATCGTCTGGAGATGCCATTACCCTAATCAGTTCTGCTGTTTCTGGCCTTAACCCCGATGATATTGATAACTTTCAAATCCTTAAGGATGCTTCTGCTACTGCACTTTATGGGGCTCGCGCTATGAATGGCGTTATTGTGGTTACCACAAAAAAGGGGCATAAGGGAAAGACGTCGGTGAGCTATAACGGAAACTTTACAACCCAGTTTAAGCCAACTTACGATACCTACAATATCATGAATTCTAAGGATCAGATGTCGGTATATCGCGAGTTGGAAAGGAAAGGCTGGCTTAACCATTCAAACATATCAAGGAGTAATGATGGTGGTGTTTTTGCCAAAATGTACGATCTGATAAACTTTTATGATCCAGCAACAGGGTTTGGTTTGGAGAATACGCCAGAGGCTCGAGCTAAGTTTTTGCAGAAATATGAAATGGCAAATACAAATTGGTTCGATCTTCTTTTCAAGAACTCCTTTGTGCAGGAGCATTCAATTAGCATGTCGTCAGGAACTGATAAATCGCAGTTTTATGTATCAACCAGTATTTACAACGATAACGGATGGACAATCGCCGATAAGGTAAAGCGCTATACTGGAAATTTTAAGGGGACATTTAATCTTACCCCCAAAATAACAGCGAGCCTTTCTACCTCTGGTTCGTACCGCGATCAAAAGGCTCCAGGTACGCTAAAGCGAGTTCAAAACGTTGTGGAAGGGACTTATGAGCGCGATTTTGATATAAATCCTTACTCATATGCTCTCAACACAAGTAGAACGTTGCGTCCGTACGATGATAATGGGAACCTCGAGTTTTTTAGAAAAAATCTAGCCCCATTTAACATTCTTCGCGAGCTGGAAAGAAATACGCTGGATATAAAGATGCTTGATTTGAAAATGCAGGCCGATTTATCCTATAAGATTACCGACTGGCTTTCTTATGATTTTGTAGGATCTATGAGATGGGTTCAGTCAAGCCGTGAGCATAGCATTAAGGAGGGATCTAACCTTGCTGAGGCATACCGTTCGGCAGGTAGCGCTGTTACTCGCGATGCCAATCCTCTTTTGTACAGAGATCCAGACTATCCAGAAGCCGAAAAAGTTGTTGTGCTACCAACAGGGGGCTTCTATAATAGGGATGAAAACAACTTGACAAACTTCTACATACGTAACGTCTTTAATATTAATAAGACATTTAAAGAGAAGCATGCCATGAACATCCTTCTTGGTCAAGAAATCAGGTATGCCGATAGACAAAGCCTTTTCTTTAATGGGTATGGGTATCAGTTTGACAAGGGAGGAGTTCCTTTTGTTGACTACCGATTTATTAAGAAAATGATTGAAGGTGGTTTTAACTACTACGGAATGGGCTGGGAGTATGATCGATTTACAGCGTTCTTTTCTAATGCAGGCTACTCTTACAACAATAGGTATACTGTTAATGGAACACTTCGTGTGGATGGTTCAAATCAGCTTGGAAGATCTAGAAGCTCTCGTTGGCTGCCAACTTGGAATATAAGCGGGCTATGGAATGTCCATAATGAACAATTTGCTAGCAAGTTTAGCAAGATTTCGAGATTGTCGCTTCGTGCAGGATATTCGATGAATGCCAACATGGGGCCAGCTCGTAACTCTACGCTTATTCTCCGAAATGCAACAACCGATCGTCCATATACTAACGAAAAGGAGTCTTCTATCTACATTGATGACTTGGAGAATAGCGAGCTAACATGGGAAAAGCAGCACGAAATTACAGCTGGTATTGATCTTGGTTTGTTCAACAACCGTCTATCTATTACTGCGGAAACATACCAACGAAAAGGTTTCGATCTACTTGGATACTTGGATGTGTCGGGGATTGGTGGTAGCAGCTCAAAATTTGCAAACTACGCTAATTCGGTATCTAAAGGCTACGACTTCTCCATCAATGGACGAATTTATGAAACAGACGGATTTAGCTGGACATCTAATATTCAGCTGGCTTATAATACAACCAAGATAACCAACTTAAGATCTAAGCCTCGCATATACAGCCTAACCCGTGCTGAAGGCGGTCCGTTGGAAGGATATCCTATAAGGGGACTATTCAGCGTTCGTTTTGATGGTTTAGATAACTCGGGGGTTCCTACTTTTATAAACGAGGATGGAGCAAAAGATTACGGAACATACATTCAGAGCGATAAAATTAAGTACTTAAAGTATGAAGGTCCCGTTGATCCTACTTTTACTGGTGGATTTTCGAACACGGTAAAGTATAAGAGTTGGACGCTAAACCTCTTTATCTCCTACCAATGGGGGAACAAAATCAGGTTAAACCCTGTGTTTAAGTCGTTCTACTCCGACACCGACGCGCTACCCAAAGAGTTTAAGGATAGATGGGTGTTACCTGGAGACGAGCAGTTAACAAACGTCCCTGCCATCATGTCTCGGAGGGAGTATTACCGCATTGACGGGACTAACCTTTACCCATATCAAAACTATAACATTAGCGATGCGCGTGTTGCAGACGGTGGATTTGTTCGCTTAAAGAATATATCGTTAACTTACGATATCCCACAGTCTTTAATCAAAAAAATTGGATTAAAGAGTTCTACGCTAAAAGTTGCAGCGGTTAACCCTTGGCTAATTTATGCAGACTCCAAATTGAAGGGGCAAGATCCTGAATTTTTTGGAGCTGGTGGTGTTGCCATGCCTATGCCTAAGCAGCTAACGCTTACATTAAAACTAGGATTATAATCAACTCAATACATGAAAAGATTAACTCTATATATTGCTGTATTCATGGGCATGCTTACAAGTGTAGCCTGCAACGAATACCTAGATAAAGTTCCGGATAACAGAACAGAACTCGATAGCAAAGAAAAAATAGCAGAGCTTCTTGTAAACGCCTACCCAAAAGCAAACTACTTCAGCTTTTGCGAAGCAATGACAGATAACGTTGGAGACAAGGGATCGGGTGTAACTGCAAAACCTCTGAATACAGAGCCTTACTTTTGGAAGGACTTTTCCATTGACGGAACAGACACACCTGCTAGCTACTGGGACGACTGCTATAATGCAATTGCACATGCTAATGTTGCTCTCGAAGCGATTGACAAGTTGGGTAATGGAAATGAGTATGCTGCACAACGGGGCGAAGCGTTAGTTTGTAGAGCTTACGCTCATTTTATGCTGGTTACTCTTTTTGCCAAAACCTACGATGCCAGTACAGCCGCATCCGATTTGGGAATTCCATATGTTACGGAGCCAGAGAAGGTGGTTATTAAGAGCTACAAGCGCGAAACTGTTGCAAAGGTATATGAGCTTATAGAAAAAGATTTGACAGAGGGTATGGCTCTCATCTCGGACGAATTCTATAAAATTCCAAAGTACCATTTTACCAAAGCAGCCGCAGCTGGATTTGCATCTCGTTTTTACCTCTTCAAAAAGGATTACGAAAAGGTCATAAAGTATGCCGATATGGCTATTGGAGTAAACCTTGCCAGCAAGCTACGCAACTGGAATGTTTACGTAACCAAAAGTTACTACGATCTTCTTAAAACCTATACGTTATCTTCCGAGAGCGCTATTCTGTTGCTTCAGGAAACCATAAGTGTATGGGGGAGGGAAGTTCAGAGGTATCGTTACTCCCTTTCTTCTCAAAAAGTCGATGAGTTTTTTGTTCAAAAGAATGTGACTGGAGTAAAATGGATATACCCTATTTACGGTGACGAAAAAACTTCAGGGATTCCAAAATTTGAGGAATACTTCAAGAAGTTAAGTGTAGATGCCAATACAGGCTATCCAATGAATATGATTCCGCTACTTACCTGCGAGGAGGTTCTGTTTAATAAGTTGGAGGCAATGGTGATGTCAGGTCAACCTGCTAGTAATATTCTACCTCTTATTAATACGTTTGTTATTAGTCGTGTAGCAACCAAAGATGCTGCCGCCGCTAACCTTACGCTTGATAAAATTGCTCAGTTTTATAAAAAGCCAACGGAGAAAGAAAACCTACTTGCCTGCATTCTCAACTTAAAGCAGGTTGATTTTATCCACGAAGGTATGCGCTGGTTCGATATTCTTCGCCACAAGATCGAAGTTACCCATAAGGCAGAAAGTGGCGAAGTTGTAACGCTAAAGGCCAACGATTTAAGGCGAGCCATTCAAATCCCGCAAAAGGCGATAAACAACGGCATTACTCCAAATCCAAGGTAAATACAAGAACTTTATGAAAACTTACAGCAAATCAATTATACTAATTCTCTTTGCTATTGCAACCCTTTGTGCCTGCAGTAAGGAGGAAGATTTAGGGAAGTCGAACATTGACGTAGAAACCCCCAACCGACAAGGAACCGACAAGTGGATTTACGATAACTTTGTAACGCCACTAAACCTTGAAGTAAAGTATCGATGGGACGATAGCGAAGTTGAGATCGACAAGAAGCTTGTGCCCGCCGAAGAATCTCAGGTTATCCCCTTCTTGGAGGTTGTAAAAAAGGTTTGGATAGAACCTTACACTGATAAGACCGTAGTTCCAGACGAAACCTTTTTGAAAAGGTTAAGCCCCAAGCAAATTGTCCTTGTAGGTAGCTTGAACTACAATTCAGATGGAACAATAACCCTTGGAACTGCCGAAGGAGGCCGAAAGATTGTTTTGTATGAAGTTAACGGCTTTAGCAAAACTAATAAGGAGCAGGTGCTACGCATGCTTCATACCATGCAGCACGAGTTTGGGCACATCCTTCATCAGAATAAGCTTTATCCAGCCGAGTTTAAGAAGATAACTCCTGCCTATACCAAGACCTGGAATAACTATGATTTGGAAACCTGTAATAAGGAGGGCTTCATAACCCAATATGCCCGTTCGTCTCCCGACGAAGACTTTGTGGAGATGATTGCTGCTATGCTTACCATGAGCAAGACGGAATTCGACAATATGGTTAAGGCCATAAAGTGGGCTGATGGTAGAAATAAGATTAGGGAAAAGGAGCAGTTTGTGGTAGCCTACTACCGTGATAAGTATGGCATAGACATCTACGCGTTACAGCAGCGAATTGCTGATGCAATGGCTTCGCTCAACGCACCGGTTACTCCTCCTGCTGGGAAGTAATCTCAGCTGCACATGTTTTCTAAAACAAATTAAAACACAATGAACAAGCTATATATCGCGATTGTGGCAATGTCCATTTTACTCTGTGGATGCCAAAAAGAAGACTCGCCGATTTTTAGTAAAAGCGCCGATGAGCGAATTAATGAAAAGCTCAGTGAATATCAAAAGCTGCTAGTGAGCGCGAAGTATGGATGGAAAACCGCCTACTTTCCCAAAGACCTAAAAACTGGTGGCTGGTCGTACATCTTTAAGTTTAAGGAAGACGGATCGGTTACCATGATGGGCGATTTCAATAAGACAACTGCAACAACCGAGCAGCCCTCAAAGTATCGCGTTTGTCAAATCCACAAGCCAAGCTTGATATTTGACACCTACAGCATGCTGCATATTCTGGCAGATCCAGAACAGAGTAATCCTCCTGGTCCAAGCTTACAGGGTGACTTCGAATTTGAATTCTTAGCCTATAAGAACGATACGCTATCGCTTGTAGGAATACACGATAAGACCATTCTTAAAATGGTGATGGCTACCGATAAGGATATCTCGCTCGAAAAGAACGTAGCACGTCGTGCGCAGGCAAAGGCTTTTTTCTCCGACCTCCCTACCCGTCCTTATTTTAAGGGCGTAAGCATAGGCAGTAGTAGCATAGACATCAGCTATGTGGATAAAAGTAAAAAGGTGATTATTCGCTACTCTAAGAACAACACCGTTTACACATTAACCAGAGCCGTTGCTTTCAACGAGCAGGGAATGGTGCTCTCTTCTCCTGTAACGCTACCCAACGTATCTAAACCTGTTAGCACCATTGCTTTTTCGGGTGATTCGCCTACCGAACTTAGCCTGTTGTGGAATAACGAAGGTACGCCATGTATGGTGCAGCATATGGATTATCCCGTAGTCCCTTATATTAAAGAGCTAAATACCATAACGCAGCTAGAGTACTTCAACATCATGAGGGTGTCGCCATCTTTAAAAGATGCATTAGATCAGGCCGAAACAATTCCTAATTTAAAAGACCTGCAGCTAATGTTTGATGCTTTTGTAAAGGAAGGGGCGCCTAGAGAAAGCGCTTTGCTTGCTTACTGTCCAGAAGCTACCAAGAAGAATTGGTTTCAGTATAACCTACAATGGACTTATGGCGATGATGGCGTATTAAAAGGTAAGTATGTTGGGGCTGTGTCTGGGTTAGAGCACGAAAGCAAGGTTAAGCCTTTAATCAACCAGCTTTGTAATGGAGATGGATATACCGTAGCAGATATCAGCATTCAAAGCTTTGATAAAAGCTCGTTGGTAACGGCAACGTTAATATCTCGAGCTAATAGCCAAGATCGGATTTTTATTTACACGTTTTTATAGCAAACTCACGTATTAACTACAAACAAATTTATTATGAGAATTAAATTACTACTAATGAGCTTTGCGCTTTTAATCTTGGCCTCCTGCTCGAAGGACGAGGTGAAAAGTGCTGAAAAGAGCATTCTTGATTTTTCTTTTTCGTTAAACGGAAAAACAATTAAAGGTGCTATTGATAACGCTAAAATGGCTGTTTCGCTAACCGTGCCTTACGGAACGGACGTTACAGCAATTGCGCCTGCTGTGGTAACATCACCGCTATCTACCGTGCTTCCTGCAAGTGGTGCTGCGCAAGATTTTACAAAGCCTGTAACCTATACTGTAACGGCCGAGGATGGATCTAAGCAGGCCTACACAGTTACCATTACCGTCGATAAAAATACGGAGTGTCTTATTAAGGAGTTTAAGTTTACGCAGTTTTCTCCTAATGTGGTTGCCGTAATCGATCAGAACACCAAAACAATTTCTGCAAAAGTTCCTTTTGGTACAGATCTTACTGCTCTTACTCCATTTATTCAGATTTCTAGTGATGCTACCATTTCTCCAGAGGCCAACAAGCCAACCAACTTTACTTCGCCTGTAGAGTACACGGTTACCTCTCAAAATGGAGAAACAAGCAAGTATACCGTTACGGTAGTTACTGACGAAGATCCTTCTGTTCTACGAATTATTACACTTAACAAGACATCGTTTATCGTTGGTCTTGGAGATATCGTAATTACTGGTCGTAACCTAAAAAAGGAGGGAACTACTTCGTATGTTCTTTTTGGTACTACCAAGGTGAAAGGCGTAGTAAACGAAGCGGGTACCGAGATTACAGCAGGAATTCCAACTACGCTAACTCCTGGAAAGGTTATGGTAAAGGTTCAGGTTGGGATAAACAAC
This is a stretch of genomic DNA from Alistipes sp. ZOR0009. It encodes these proteins:
- a CDS encoding SusC/RagA family TonB-linked outer membrane protein, producing the protein MKKLWHLGIPTKYLECGKAFRTQCFIFLLFGSLLCFSTQSFAQKTRLTINLTNVSLEQVFDQIRSQSQFDFFYSNDDLDASRKVSVKVSNGSLDDVLKQALGSSYTYKIVDKKILIEAVKTKKAAPARTDQPSRKIKGKVSDATGASLPGSTVRVVGLSKGVSTNPNGEFEIDVPGGYKQLEISFIGFMPQIVELDKSSNIAVTLKESNQKIDEVIVTGYQKVDRKLFTGSASRVNADDAKIEGVSDIGKMLEGRAAGVSVQSVSGTFGAAPKIRVRGNVSIYGDSKPLWVVDGVVLEDVVSVSPDELSSGDAITLISSAVSGLNPDDIDNFQILKDASATALYGARAMNGVIVVTTKKGHKGKTSVSYNGNFTTQFKPTYDTYNIMNSKDQMSVYRELERKGWLNHSNISRSNDGGVFAKMYDLINFYDPATGFGLENTPEARAKFLQKYEMANTNWFDLLFKNSFVQEHSISMSSGTDKSQFYVSTSIYNDNGWTIADKVKRYTGNFKGTFNLTPKITASLSTSGSYRDQKAPGTLKRVQNVVEGTYERDFDINPYSYALNTSRTLRPYDDNGNLEFFRKNLAPFNILRELERNTLDIKMLDLKMQADLSYKITDWLSYDFVGSMRWVQSSREHSIKEGSNLAEAYRSAGSAVTRDANPLLYRDPDYPEAEKVVVLPTGGFYNRDENNLTNFYIRNVFNINKTFKEKHAMNILLGQEIRYADRQSLFFNGYGYQFDKGGVPFVDYRFIKKMIEGGFNYYGMGWEYDRFTAFFSNAGYSYNNRYTVNGTLRVDGSNQLGRSRSSRWLPTWNISGLWNVHNEQFASKFSKISRLSLRAGYSMNANMGPARNSTLILRNATTDRPYTNEKESSIYIDDLENSELTWEKQHEITAGIDLGLFNNRLSITAETYQRKGFDLLGYLDVSGIGGSSSKFANYANSVSKGYDFSINGRIYETDGFSWTSNIQLAYNTTKITNLRSKPRIYSLTRAEGGPLEGYPIRGLFSVRFDGLDNSGVPTFINEDGAKDYGTYIQSDKIKYLKYEGPVDPTFTGGFSNTVKYKSWTLNLFISYQWGNKIRLNPVFKSFYSDTDALPKEFKDRWVLPGDEQLTNVPAIMSRREYYRIDGTNLYPYQNYNISDARVADGGFVRLKNISLTYDIPQSLIKKIGLKSSTLKVAAVNPWLIYADSKLKGQDPEFFGAGGVAMPMPKQLTLTLKLGL
- a CDS encoding RagB/SusD family nutrient uptake outer membrane protein — its product is MKRLTLYIAVFMGMLTSVACNEYLDKVPDNRTELDSKEKIAELLVNAYPKANYFSFCEAMTDNVGDKGSGVTAKPLNTEPYFWKDFSIDGTDTPASYWDDCYNAIAHANVALEAIDKLGNGNEYAAQRGEALVCRAYAHFMLVTLFAKTYDASTAASDLGIPYVTEPEKVVIKSYKRETVAKVYELIEKDLTEGMALISDEFYKIPKYHFTKAAAAGFASRFYLFKKDYEKVIKYADMAIGVNLASKLRNWNVYVTKSYYDLLKTYTLSSESAILLLQETISVWGREVQRYRYSLSSQKVDEFFVQKNVTGVKWIYPIYGDEKTSGIPKFEEYFKKLSVDANTGYPMNMIPLLTCEEVLFNKLEAMVMSGQPASNILPLINTFVISRVATKDAAAANLTLDKIAQFYKKPTEKENLLACILNLKQVDFIHEGMRWFDILRHKIEVTHKAESGEVVTLKANDLRRAIQIPQKAINNGITPNPR
- a CDS encoding putative zinc-binding metallopeptidase; this encodes MKTYSKSIILILFAIATLCACSKEEDLGKSNIDVETPNRQGTDKWIYDNFVTPLNLEVKYRWDDSEVEIDKKLVPAEESQVIPFLEVVKKVWIEPYTDKTVVPDETFLKRLSPKQIVLVGSLNYNSDGTITLGTAEGGRKIVLYEVNGFSKTNKEQVLRMLHTMQHEFGHILHQNKLYPAEFKKITPAYTKTWNNYDLETCNKEGFITQYARSSPDEDFVEMIAAMLTMSKTEFDNMVKAIKWADGRNKIREKEQFVVAYYRDKYGIDIYALQQRIADAMASLNAPVTPPAGK